In Anaerolineales bacterium, a genomic segment contains:
- a CDS encoding serine/threonine protein kinase: MNMLDTAHPPNNTTGSTPTKRLTLTTESIRHRLVGYPRRLARMLWGAAIVYGLTLFVVSIPFHFQELLTIQPYPSRAFYLITQTEYSALATLNIPPLAYAVWLDVFALLLLGGYVGLGLLIFARRSDNGLAVFTSITLIWIGITYNNSISSLAALVPMFNLPTLIIQMGGLILAVINLYILPDGRFVFRWTRNVVTLWTVWEFTTTLFLELGDPLKLNVVLMRLKMLFMMLIILIGLASQFYRYRRLADEREKQQIRWVLIGLFIGIVGFVVYILPQYLAPNIQQGTGRILFNMVGVPLFIALPGLMIPVTIGMAIQRHRLMGVERIVNRALILTTLTGVLGLIYVAAVLILQAGFQTVTGGQQSPLAITLTTLLIAALFTPLRRRIERIVTNQFIIRERLGKRSTTLINAGGGAAYSPDLGSGRLTGRRLGMYEVEGLIGQGGMAEVYRARHVTLKREAAIKALSPTLAADSDFRRRFEREAQTIAALQHPNIVQVFDYGQEEGAFYMAMAFISGDTLNAYLNANGRMSLPTALIPLRDLASALDYAHGQGVIHRDVKPSNVMLSPTTQGVSPFPYRAILTDFGLARMVAGAAANTHTGVLGTLSYIAPEQISDAKTATYLMDVYALGVVAYQMLTGRVPFSGENVGEVLMAHLGRVAPDPREFAPDLPPEAALALLQALRKDPTERYHSAGAFIEALAG; this comes from the coding sequence ATGAACATGCTTGATACGGCACATCCCCCCAACAACACAACAGGCAGCACTCCTACGAAACGCCTTACCCTGACTACAGAGAGCATCCGCCACCGGTTGGTTGGCTACCCACGCCGCCTTGCGCGGATGCTGTGGGGGGCGGCTATCGTCTACGGGTTGACTTTATTCGTCGTTTCGATCCCCTTCCATTTTCAAGAACTGCTCACCATTCAGCCCTACCCAAGCCGTGCCTTCTATTTAATCACCCAAACCGAATACAGTGCGCTTGCCACCCTAAACATTCCGCCGCTTGCCTATGCTGTGTGGCTGGATGTGTTCGCCCTCCTGCTGTTGGGGGGCTATGTCGGTTTGGGGCTGTTGATCTTCGCCCGCCGCTCCGATAACGGCTTAGCCGTCTTTACCTCGATCACCCTGATTTGGATCGGGATCACTTACAATAACTCAATTTCTTCCCTTGCTGCACTTGTTCCGATGTTCAACCTCCCCACCCTCATTATCCAAATGGGGGGGCTGATTCTGGCGGTGATCAATCTTTACATTCTCCCCGATGGGCGCTTTGTCTTTCGCTGGACGCGGAACGTCGTCACCCTCTGGACAGTGTGGGAGTTCACCACCACCCTTTTCCTAGAGCTTGGCGATCCGCTTAAGTTGAATGTCGTTCTCATGCGGCTAAAAATGCTCTTTATGATGCTTATCATCCTCATCGGGTTGGCATCGCAGTTTTACCGCTATCGTCGCTTGGCAGATGAGCGCGAAAAACAGCAGATTCGATGGGTGTTGATCGGCTTGTTCATTGGGATTGTTGGCTTCGTTGTCTACATTCTCCCGCAGTACCTCGCCCCGAATATTCAGCAAGGGACGGGACGTATTCTGTTCAACATGGTAGGCGTCCCACTGTTTATCGCCCTGCCCGGACTGATGATTCCAGTCACGATAGGCATGGCGATCCAGCGCCACCGACTGATGGGTGTCGAACGCATCGTCAATCGGGCGCTGATCCTAACCACCCTGACGGGTGTTCTCGGCTTGATCTATGTAGCAGCGGTGCTGATCTTGCAAGCGGGCTTTCAGACGGTCACGGGAGGACAGCAATCCCCGCTGGCGATCACCCTGACAACGCTCTTGATCGCGGCGCTCTTTACCCCCCTTCGGCGGCGCATAGAGCGCATCGTGACAAATCAATTTATCATTCGCGAACGGCTCGGAAAGCGCTCGACAACGCTCATCAACGCCGGCGGGGGGGCAGCCTATTCGCCCGATTTGGGCAGCGGGCGGCTGACAGGGCGGCGCTTGGGGATGTATGAGGTGGAAGGGTTAATTGGTCAAGGCGGCATGGCAGAGGTCTACCGCGCCCGCCATGTGACCCTTAAGCGCGAGGCGGCAATTAAGGCGCTCTCGCCAACCTTGGCAGCCGATAGCGACTTTCGTCGTCGTTTTGAGCGCGAAGCGCAGACAATTGCCGCGCTGCAACACCCTAACATTGTCCAAGTCTTTGATTATGGGCAAGAGGAGGGGGCATTTTACATGGCGATGGCGTTCATCAGCGGGGACACCCTGAACGCCTATTTGAACGCGAATGGGCGAATGTCTCTCCCCACAGCCTTAATTCCACTGCGCGATCTCGCCTCCGCCCTAGATTATGCGCACGGACAAGGGGTGATCCACCGCGACGTGAAACCCTCCAACGTGATGCTCTCGCCCACCACGCAGGGCGTCTCACCCTTTCCCTATCGTGCTATTCTGACGGATTTTGGCTTGGCGCGGATGGTGGCGGGGGCAGCGGCGAACACCCATACGGGCGTTTTGGGAACACTCAGCTACATTGCCCCCGAACAGATCAGCGATGCCAAGACCGCCACCTATCTGATGGATGTTTACGCCCTCGGTGTCGTCGCCTATCAAATGCTGACAGGACGTGTCCCTTTCAGCGGCGAGAACGTTGGGGAAGTTCTCATGGCGCACCTCGGACGTGTCGCCCCAGACCCGCGTGAGTTTGCCCCTGATCTTCCGCCAGAGGCGGCGCTGGCGCTGCTGCAAGCGCTGCGCAAAGACCCCACCGAACGCTATCACTCGGCGGGGGCATTTATCGAAGCGCTGGCTGGTTAG
- a CDS encoding PD40 domain-containing protein, with protein sequence MYPLHRSIRFVLIIIVLMLFLSASPHQRARAATYTVTNTNDSGAGSLRQAILDANSNAGADVIDFNIPACLGGVCVIQVTSAPLPPITETITFDGTTQPGAACPAAPKIEIRAVDGVTDSAFGIELTETADNSLIRGLSITGFDVSPAAGIALTGADDSRIECNFVGLLNNGSAVNPNYRGIALINGATNNIIGTNSDGVNDSAERNTLSGNLDAGVYIDDGFGSTTGNRIQGNYIGLMGSGAGYRGNVYGVYVATASGNTIGSNYDSLNDAVEGNIIAGNTGNGVVIAAAASTGNRIHRNSIYGNGGMGIDLADNGVTANDSITPPYDSDSGANGLQNYPTTIYGYDMGRTLNFSLRTTPSSTMRIEVFASGACDGTGNGEGQFFVTSQMFAIPGGGEISGSFSGLVVPLGMPVITMTATNTVTGDTSEFSSCADFTPQTFTVTNTNDSGAGSLRQAITDANVQPGKDTIAFNIAGCPGGICTITPPTELPNLIRPVIIDGTTQPGASCPNNLRIVIQGNATNDQALRFLSLASTSEVRGLVIGGFTDSSFAPGARGIFLDSADNMKIQCNFIGTNAAGTAANGNRYGIMLFSGASGNIIGTDGDGVNDANERNLISGQVITGIFLNNAGNNRNRIAGNYIGTNAAGTAAIPNMHGIHIDLGTENLVGTNGDGLSDVLERNLISGNSDTGVIVNTANQTQLRGNYIGVNVTGLAALSNARGISVQSSSTNVLVGTNADGVSDALEGNLISGNTIRGIFINASPFTIVAGNIIGMNALVTAAIPNAEGIFISATSSARIGSNGDNVRDAVEGNIIAGNSADGIAMSGLLANRISRNSIYNNGTLATHMGIDLLGIDGVNANDLGDPDSGPNNLQNYPVITGITTLSLDQVTISATLNSLASTSFRIEYFSSAACDTSGNGEGQTFRNSIVVSTDATGNVSFNIQVPINHDEPYYTLTAIQASGGASVVGNTSEFSACATYIGDTFTVVNTNDSGAGSLREAITNANANTNHSRILFNIPGATDPGCTGVGGVCTITLATALPAVSQQTILDAASQAGASCPDTPRIVLTNGAAITNGLRLTSSSLGSFIRGFVIGGFTNGIRLENTGSIHIACNFIGTDATGNTALPNSVGIDLNFSMIGTIIGVDGDGMNDHLERNVISGNTTAGIVIPSSIANFVRGNYIGVGVNGTSDVGNLVGISITSGPGHQIGTNGDGISDALERNVISGNDDNAIRLANTGSIVAGNYIGLTASGTLGSFTQVNNILITGTSNIIGTNGDGNGDAVEGNILANYATGNPGIYISTGGNTNRIAGNWIGTDASGTADGGTTLGIWITDGADNNLIGTNSDGVSDALERNVIVGHEASFGVGVRISGTGVSGNIVQGNWIGVNPAGTGVIPNYWGVFIGDGATNTLVGTNGDNIRDDVERNVISGNAGYGVQFQDSATTNNRLAGNYIGTRPDGTFGAGFGNTFMGVAVVVSSNGNVIGANGDASAGEANEGNRIAFNGQDGVFLGSTTSDSNRISQNSIFSNGTTAADLGIDLALNGVTANDTGDPDNGPNEGQNFPLINPTFGSDFMGGTLNSTPSMTFRIEGYANAACDMSGNGEGEVYLGALTTTTDGSGNANWLGIPTSNTQGYRYFTAIAIDATGNTSEFSPCVGYPLIVDSTDPSTIFLDQGHLLAEGATIGDRFLLRLPVPLTGAETVTVFVSSSNPARLQFVVQTYPVFTTASTRSYVFTSANWNIPRAVNLHAPDNTGDPAGAEMFYVPVAIIASSSPNYSTGAGYPSQQVFVYDPGAVIAPSGMPTLNLPTIYQQGTYTLALTAPPGMILNNVLPNYPETIRLEVGGISGTGVIQINPLLNSYTRSNWATPQGFTVRREAAGTMTITHLVYSDITGPATSRYGGPIPVTIGNAVVNTPADVSLTHAVSTRTVAVGETFTYSLNLSNGGRGDVVGLKVTSRLPEGVAFLSAVSAAGGVCTYNETTHSVTCDYGGRSFLRGRIDTVTITVSATAPAGMTLHAVASSTALPHDPNPSNNTGIASPAVRVSGATGDIYAANQNGSGRMRLTNDPTEDLHPAWSPDGARIAFVALRHGNPEIYVMNADGSNQRRVTMHGGADLHPAWSPDGTRIVFASTRGGGGLSLYVMNTDGSNVVALGGGADAQQPAFSPDGKRIVYVAGVNGVLDVFVMNANGTGLTQLTKGYAAQHPTWSPDGAGIAFSGGASPELYVMTANGETITRLTNDTYRDESPTWAADGTLIFASDREGRPGLYRLSLALGGGRNVKILPISGTGANDKMPAAGRTKIAFAQVTGR encoded by the coding sequence ATGTATCCCCTGCATCGATCCATCCGTTTTGTTTTGATCATCATCGTTCTCATGCTCTTTTTGAGTGCGTCGCCGCATCAAAGAGCGCGGGCGGCAACCTATACGGTGACGAATACAAACGATTCCGGTGCGGGCAGCCTGCGGCAAGCGATTTTGGATGCGAACAGCAACGCCGGCGCCGATGTGATCGATTTCAACATTCCCGCCTGTCTGGGCGGGGTGTGTGTCATTCAGGTGACTTCTGCGCCCCTGCCGCCGATTACGGAGACGATCACCTTTGATGGGACGACGCAGCCCGGCGCCGCCTGCCCCGCCGCGCCGAAAATCGAAATTCGGGCGGTGGATGGCGTCACGGACAGCGCCTTTGGGATCGAACTCACCGAGACGGCGGACAACAGCCTTATCCGGGGGCTGTCTATCACCGGGTTTGATGTCTCCCCCGCTGCCGGAATCGCCCTCACAGGCGCAGATGACAGCCGCATCGAATGTAATTTCGTGGGACTGCTCAACAATGGATCCGCGGTGAATCCGAATTATCGCGGCATTGCGCTGATCAACGGGGCAACGAACAACATCATCGGCACAAACAGCGATGGGGTCAACGACAGCGCCGAACGCAACACCCTTTCCGGCAATCTTGACGCGGGCGTTTACATCGATGATGGCTTTGGTAGCACGACGGGCAATCGGATTCAAGGCAATTACATCGGCTTGATGGGCAGCGGCGCGGGCTATCGCGGCAATGTCTATGGCGTTTACGTCGCCACCGCGTCGGGAAATACCATTGGGTCGAATTACGACAGCCTAAATGATGCGGTTGAGGGGAACATTATTGCGGGGAATACGGGGAACGGCGTGGTGATTGCGGCTGCCGCCTCAACGGGCAACCGAATCCACCGGAACAGCATCTATGGCAATGGGGGGATGGGGATCGATCTTGCCGACAACGGCGTGACCGCCAATGATTCGATAACCCCTCCCTATGATTCTGATAGTGGCGCGAACGGACTCCAAAATTACCCGACAACGATCTATGGCTACGATATGGGGCGCACGCTCAATTTCAGCCTGCGGACAACGCCTTCCTCAACGATGCGCATTGAGGTCTTTGCCAGTGGCGCATGCGACGGGACGGGCAATGGCGAAGGACAGTTCTTTGTCACTTCGCAGATGTTCGCTATACCGGGCGGGGGCGAAATATCGGGGAGCTTTAGCGGGCTGGTTGTCCCCCTTGGAATGCCCGTCATCACCATGACGGCGACGAATACAGTGACGGGCGACACGAGCGAGTTTTCGTCCTGTGCCGATTTCACCCCGCAGACGTTTACCGTGACAAACACGAATGATTCGGGGGCGGGCAGCCTGCGCCAAGCGATCACCGATGCGAACGTCCAGCCGGGGAAGGATACGATTGCCTTCAACATTGCTGGCTGTCCGGGTGGAATTTGCACAATCACTCCCCCCACCGAACTGCCCAACCTGATCCGTCCGGTGATCATTGATGGGACGACGCAGCCGGGGGCAAGCTGCCCAAATAATTTACGCATCGTGATTCAGGGGAACGCCACGAATGATCAAGCGCTGCGCTTCTTGAGCCTTGCTAGTACAAGCGAAGTACGCGGCTTAGTGATTGGCGGCTTCACCGATAGTTCGTTTGCCCCCGGCGCACGAGGAATCTTCCTTGATAGTGCCGATAATATGAAGATTCAATGCAACTTCATTGGCACGAATGCCGCAGGGACAGCAGCGAACGGCAACCGCTACGGGATTATGTTGTTTAGTGGGGCGTCAGGAAACATCATTGGTACGGATGGGGATGGTGTAAACGACGCCAATGAGCGCAACCTCATCTCTGGGCAGGTCATCACTGGGATTTTTCTAAACAACGCAGGAAATAACCGGAACAGAATCGCGGGGAATTACATTGGGACAAACGCGGCGGGGACAGCCGCTATCCCCAACATGCATGGTATCCACATCGATCTTGGCACAGAAAACCTCGTCGGCACGAATGGGGATGGGCTGAGCGATGTTTTAGAGCGCAACCTGATTTCAGGAAACAGCGATACCGGTGTCATTGTCAATACTGCCAACCAAACCCAGCTTCGGGGAAATTACATTGGGGTGAATGTGACTGGATTGGCGGCACTGAGCAACGCCAGAGGCATTAGCGTCCAAAGCAGTTCAACGAATGTCCTCGTTGGGACAAATGCCGATGGGGTCAGTGATGCCCTTGAAGGAAACCTGATCTCGGGGAACACCATTCGCGGAATTTTTATCAATGCGTCGCCCTTCACCATAGTGGCAGGCAACATCATCGGGATGAATGCGCTGGTCACAGCGGCGATTCCCAACGCCGAGGGGATATTCATCAGTGCTACCTCAAGTGCCAGGATTGGATCGAATGGCGATAATGTGCGGGATGCTGTGGAAGGCAACATCATTGCCGGAAACAGTGCCGATGGGATAGCCATGAGCGGACTCCTAGCGAACCGGATTTCCCGCAACAGCATCTACAACAACGGTACCCTCGCCACGCACATGGGCATCGACCTTTTGGGAATCGATGGCGTGAATGCCAATGATCTGGGTGATCCCGACAGCGGACCAAACAACCTACAAAACTATCCGGTGATCACAGGTATAACAACGCTCTCGCTGGATCAGGTCACGATCAGCGCTACGTTGAACTCGCTGGCGTCTACGAGCTTCCGCATAGAGTACTTCAGCAGCGCTGCTTGTGATACCTCTGGCAATGGCGAAGGGCAGACCTTTCGCAACAGCATCGTTGTGTCAACCGATGCCACAGGGAATGTCAGTTTTAACATCCAAGTGCCGATCAACCATGACGAACCGTACTACACCTTGACGGCGATTCAGGCGAGTGGGGGTGCCTCCGTTGTGGGGAACACCTCTGAATTCTCCGCCTGCGCCACCTACATTGGGGACACCTTCACCGTTGTCAACACAAACGATTCCGGCGCGGGCAGCCTCCGTGAGGCGATTACGAATGCCAACGCAAACACGAATCACTCGCGGATTTTGTTCAATATCCCCGGCGCCACCGACCCCGGCTGCACAGGGGTGGGCGGTGTTTGCACCATTACCTTAGCGACGGCACTTCCCGCCGTCAGCCAACAGACGATCCTTGACGCGGCAAGCCAAGCGGGGGCAAGCTGCCCCGACACTCCGCGCATCGTCCTTACCAACGGGGCGGCAATCACGAACGGGCTGCGCCTGACGAGCAGCAGTTTAGGGAGCTTCATTCGCGGCTTTGTCATCGGGGGCTTCACCAACGGGATTCGCCTGGAGAACACGGGGAGCATCCATATTGCTTGCAATTTCATTGGGACAGATGCAACGGGGAATACTGCCTTACCCAACAGCGTAGGGATCGACCTCAATTTTAGCATGATCGGGACAATCATCGGCGTCGATGGCGATGGGATGAACGATCACCTTGAGCGCAATGTGATCAGTGGGAACACAACCGCTGGAATCGTGATTCCTTCTTCCATTGCCAACTTTGTGCGCGGCAACTACATTGGCGTTGGGGTCAACGGCACAAGCGATGTGGGGAATCTTGTGGGTATCTCGATCACTTCTGGACCAGGGCATCAGATCGGGACGAATGGGGATGGAATCAGCGATGCGCTGGAGCGCAATGTAATCTCCGGCAACGACGATAATGCGATCCGCCTTGCCAACACGGGCAGCATTGTGGCTGGCAATTACATCGGGCTGACCGCCAGCGGCACACTGGGATCATTCACCCAAGTCAACAACATTCTCATCACCGGAACATCGAACATCATTGGGACAAACGGCGATGGGAACGGCGACGCGGTAGAGGGGAATATCCTTGCCAACTACGCGACGGGCAATCCGGGCATTTATATTTCGACTGGGGGGAACACCAACCGGATCGCCGGAAACTGGATCGGCACAGATGCCAGCGGCACAGCGGATGGCGGGACAACCTTGGGCATTTGGATCACTGACGGCGCCGATAACAACCTTATTGGAACGAACAGCGATGGCGTCAGCGATGCCCTAGAACGGAACGTCATTGTGGGACACGAGGCGAGTTTCGGCGTTGGCGTGCGCATTTCTGGAACGGGCGTTTCAGGGAACATCGTACAAGGGAACTGGATCGGGGTGAACCCCGCCGGAACGGGGGTTATCCCCAACTATTGGGGCGTCTTTATCGGGGATGGGGCGACGAACACCCTTGTGGGGACGAACGGCGATAACATCCGCGACGATGTTGAACGCAATGTGATCTCTGGCAATGCGGGCTATGGCGTGCAGTTTCAAGATAGCGCCACCACGAACAACCGCCTTGCTGGAAACTACATCGGAACGCGCCCCGATGGGACGTTTGGAGCAGGCTTTGGGAACACCTTCATGGGGGTGGCGGTTGTTGTTAGCAGCAATGGCAATGTGATCGGGGCGAACGGCGATGCCAGTGCGGGAGAGGCGAACGAGGGGAATCGGATCGCTTTTAACGGGCAAGATGGTGTCTTTCTGGGAAGTACAACCTCCGATTCAAACCGCATCTCCCAAAACAGCATCTTCAGCAATGGGACAACCGCCGCTGATCTCGGTATTGATCTTGCCCTCAACGGTGTGACTGCCAACGACACGGGCGACCCCGACAACGGACCAAATGAGGGGCAAAACTTCCCCCTGATCAACCCCACCTTTGGCAGCGACTTCATGGGTGGGACACTGAACAGCACACCTAGCATGACTTTCCGCATCGAAGGCTATGCGAACGCCGCCTGCGATATGAGCGGGAACGGCGAAGGCGAGGTATACCTCGGCGCGTTGACCACCACCACTGATGGGAGCGGGAATGCCAACTGGTTGGGTATCCCCACCTCAAACACTCAGGGCTACCGCTACTTCACAGCGATTGCCATTGACGCCACAGGCAACACCTCAGAGTTTTCGCCCTGTGTGGGCTACCCGCTGATCGTGGACAGCACCGATCCTTCAACGATCTTCCTCGATCAGGGACATCTGCTTGCTGAGGGGGCAACCATCGGGGATCGCTTCTTGCTGCGGCTGCCAGTGCCACTCACCGGCGCGGAGACGGTGACAGTATTCGTCTCCTCCAGCAATCCGGCACGCTTGCAGTTCGTCGTCCAAACGTACCCGGTCTTTACGACGGCAAGTACGCGCAGTTACGTTTTTACCAGCGCCAATTGGAACATCCCCCGCGCCGTGAACCTTCATGCGCCAGATAATACGGGTGACCCCGCTGGCGCGGAGATGTTCTACGTCCCAGTGGCAATCATCGCTAGTAGTTCACCGAACTACTCGACAGGGGCGGGCTATCCCTCCCAACAAGTGTTTGTCTACGATCCCGGGGCGGTCATCGCGCCGAGCGGGATGCCAACGCTGAATCTGCCGACGATCTACCAACAGGGGACGTATACCCTCGCCCTCACCGCGCCGCCCGGTATGATTCTGAACAATGTCCTCCCCAATTACCCGGAGACAATCCGCTTGGAAGTGGGGGGGATCAGCGGAACAGGCGTGATCCAAATCAACCCTCTGTTGAACAGTTACACACGTTCTAATTGGGCAACTCCGCAGGGCTTCACCGTGCGCCGCGAGGCGGCTGGCACGATGACGATCACCCACCTTGTCTATTCAGACATCACTGGTCCCGCCACCTCCCGGTATGGGGGTCCGATTCCAGTGACCATTGGCAATGCCGTTGTGAACACCCCCGCCGATGTGAGCCTGACGCACGCCGTCAGCACGCGGACGGTGGCGGTGGGCGAGACGTTCACCTACAGCCTGAATCTATCGAACGGGGGGCGGGGCGATGTCGTCGGCTTGAAGGTCACTTCGCGCTTGCCAGAGGGAGTCGCCTTCCTCAGCGCAGTGAGCGCGGCGGGCGGCGTTTGCACTTATAATGAGACGACGCATAGCGTCACCTGTGACTATGGGGGGCGTTCCTTCCTACGCGGGCGGATTGACACGGTGACGATCACGGTGAGCGCTACCGCTCCGGCGGGCATGACCTTGCACGCCGTTGCCAGCAGCACGGCGCTGCCGCACGACCCCAATCCGAGCAACAACACGGGGATCGCTTCCCCTGCTGTGCGGGTCAGCGGGGCAACAGGCGACATTTACGCAGCGAACCAGAACGGATCGGGGCGCATGCGGCTGACGAACGACCCCACCGAGGATCTGCATCCGGCATGGTCGCCCGATGGGGCGCGGATCGCCTTTGTCGCTCTGCGCCATGGCAATCCTGAAATTTATGTGATGAACGCCGATGGATCGAATCAGCGGCGGGTGACGATGCACGGCGGGGCAGACCTGCATCCAGCGTGGTCGCCCGATGGAACGCGGATCGTCTTTGCCTCCACACGGGGCGGCGGCGGGCTGAGCCTCTATGTGATGAACACCGATGGCTCGAATGTCGTCGCGCTTGGCGGCGGCGCCGATGCCCAACAGCCTGCCTTCAGCCCCGATGGGAAACGAATTGTCTATGTAGCGGGGGTGAACGGCGTCCTAGATGTGTTTGTGATGAATGCCAACGGGACAGGGCTTACCCAACTGACGAAGGGCTATGCCGCACAGCATCCCACCTGGTCGCCAGACGGGGCGGGGATCGCCTTCAGCGGCGGCGCGTCGCCGGAACTCTATGTGATGACCGCCAACGGGGAGACCATCACCCGTCTGACGAACGACACCTACCGCGACGAATCGCCCACATGGGCAGCGGACGGGACGCTGATCTTCGCCAGTGATCGGGAGGGCAGACCAGGCTTGTACCGCCTGAGCCTTGCGCTCGGTGGGGGGCGGAACGTGAAAATCCTACCGATCAGCGGGACAGGGGCAAACGATAAGATGCCCGCCGCCGGACGTACAAAAATCGCCTTTGCGCAGGTGACGGGGCGCTAA
- a CDS encoding response regulator, producing the protein MPHALIIDDNLGNINVLQHMLAQEGLTSTAIQDAAAVESRLASLPTTDVVFIDLEMPDVSGYDIFHLLKGQPAFKQARFIACTVHTMEIHNAREIGFDSFLGKPLKGEKFSGQLAKIMAGGTVWEVR; encoded by the coding sequence ATGCCCCATGCACTCATCATTGACGATAATCTTGGTAACATCAACGTTTTGCAGCACATGCTGGCACAAGAAGGACTCACCAGCACCGCAATTCAAGATGCGGCAGCCGTAGAATCGAGGTTGGCAAGCCTACCGACCACTGATGTTGTCTTTATCGATCTGGAAATGCCCGACGTCAGTGGCTATGATATTTTCCACCTTTTAAAGGGGCAGCCTGCCTTCAAGCAGGCGCGTTTCATCGCCTGCACCGTCCACACGATGGAAATTCATAACGCCCGCGAGATTGGCTTCGACAGCTTTCTGGGCAAGCCGCTGAAAGGCGAGAAGTTCTCTGGGCAGCTTGCCAAAATTATGGCGGGGGGCACTGTTTGGGAAGTGCGCTGA
- a CDS encoding response regulator: MLVLENKRIFLVEDDVNNRAIAQLLLEQQGAMVAFERWGIATIQRLQKFMPVDAILMDLNLPNGITGYDVFTTIRSHPEFEAIPIIAVSASNPTEAVPRTKAMGFSGFIGKPVRFDVFPRQVAEILEGKPVWQVV; encoded by the coding sequence ATGCTGGTCTTGGAAAACAAGCGGATTTTTCTGGTGGAGGATGATGTCAACAATCGTGCCATTGCCCAGTTGTTGTTAGAACAACAAGGGGCGATGGTTGCCTTTGAACGATGGGGGATTGCCACCATCCAACGCCTTCAAAAGTTCATGCCTGTGGATGCCATTCTGATGGATTTGAACCTCCCCAATGGCATTACGGGCTACGATGTCTTTACCACCATCCGCAGCCACCCCGAATTTGAGGCTATCCCGATCATTGCCGTCTCGGCAAGCAACCCAACAGAAGCCGTCCCCCGCACGAAAGCGATGGGCTTCAGCGGTTTTATTGGTAAGCCTGTGCGGTTCGATGTATTCCCTCGACAGGTTGCCGAAATCCTAGAGGGAAAACCTGTCTGGCAAGTTGTGTAA
- a CDS encoding response regulator: MSGSPAVLYVEDDPLSRTIMNILLTKQMGLTQVAIFESSVDFEGQLARLPFQPDIIFLDIHMKPASGFDLLKVLRGMSDYARKPIVALTASVMNEEIDQLKDAGFNGVIPKPIHQNTFPESFQKLLNGETVWQISRK, encoded by the coding sequence ATGAGCGGCTCACCAGCGGTTCTTTATGTGGAGGATGATCCCCTCAGCCGGACGATCATGAACATTCTGTTGACGAAACAAATGGGACTGACGCAGGTGGCGATCTTTGAATCCAGTGTCGATTTTGAGGGACAGCTTGCCCGCTTGCCCTTTCAACCGGACATTATCTTCTTAGACATTCACATGAAACCCGCCAGCGGCTTTGATCTGCTCAAAGTCTTGCGGGGAATGTCCGATTATGCCCGTAAACCTATCGTGGCATTGACCGCCAGTGTGATGAACGAGGAAATTGACCAACTGAAGGATGCCGGCTTTAATGGCGTGATTCCCAAGCCAATCCATCAGAACACCTTTCCAGAGTCATTCCAAAAGCTGCTCAATGGCGAGACAGTCTGGCAAATCAGCCGGAAATAG